Proteins encoded within one genomic window of Heptranchias perlo isolate sHepPer1 chromosome 35, sHepPer1.hap1, whole genome shotgun sequence:
- the LOC137302096 gene encoding zona pellucida sperm-binding protein 3-like codes for MNDDWLTERTSTVYYLGDLIHIEASVSMTNHMPLKLYIDSCAATLSPDKDSTPRYNIIDYHGCLLDSKAEDSFSTFVLPRGERELDKLQFDLDAFRFFGDDRSLIFITCHLKVAAVDQRDSMNKACTFQNIWTPLEESTNDVCACCHLGNCGATREFRLDSRGRRDLVSGPGNDAELKWEGEASLGPLVILDPYVTDLATEPLNEVEQRMQERSPGGVASEVVLILALTVTAVSLISASLIALFLCRKHKQTQFN; via the exons ATGAACG atgactggctgacagagcgcacctcgactgtctactacctgggtgacctcattcacattgaggcctctgtttcaatgaccaaccacatgcccttgaagctctacattgacagctgtgcagctacattgagcccagacaaggattccaccccaagatacaacatcattgactaccatgg ttgcctcctggacagcaaagctgaggactccttttcaacctttgtgttgccaagaggtgaacgtgagctggacaaactccagtttgacctggatgcgttccgcttctttggagatgaccgttccttg attttcatcacctgtcacctgaaagttgctgcagtggatcagagagattccatgaacaaagcttgtactttccagaatat CTGGACCCCATTAGAAGAATCGACAAATGATGTGtgtgcctgttgtcatctgggTAACTGCGGTGCCACGAGGGAATTCCGacttgattccagaggaaggagggatcttgtatctggacctg ggaatgatgctgaattgaagtgggagggtgaggcctcacttggacccctggtcattctggatccttatgtgacagacctggcaactgagccccttaatgaggttgagcaaaggatgcaggagaggtcaccaggtg gtgtggcgtctgaggtggtcctgatTTTGGCCCTGACTGTGACCGCTGTATCTCTGATCTCTGCCTCTTTGATCGCCTTGTTTCTGTGcaggaaacacaagcaaacccagttcaactag